A window of Adhaeribacter arboris genomic DNA:
CCGCTTCCTGCATTGGCAAATACTTTAATGTACCCATTTCTAAAATCAACGCGGGTGTAGCCAGCTACGTACCGACCAATAACCGCTCCCAAATTATAAAAAAAGGCAGCAATACCATATTGCTCGATGCGTACAATGCCAATCCATCCTCGATGGCTGCTTCGGTAAAAAACTTTGCCCAAGCTGAAGCTACGCACCGGGTAGTAATTCTGGGCGACATGCTGGAACTAGGTACTGCCAGCGCCGAGGAACACGCCCAATTAGGCAAACTGCTAGCTGGTTTACCTTTTGATCAAATACTGCTGTGCGGCCCCGAAATGGAGAACGCCAGCGCCTACGCTCCGGCGGCCTGGCATTTTACTACCAAACCCGAACTGCAGCAATGGCTACAGGAAAATCCGGTACAAAATAGCATTGTTTTAATTAAAGGCTCCCGCGGGATGAGCTTAGAAACTTTAGTAGAAAGCCTTGAAAATTAGATGCAAATTAGAAAGGAGCCACTTTTATTATTTAAAATATTGACCCTGCCGAATATTATTTTCTTCTATTACTGTAAAAGTGTTTTGTAACTTGATTGTATTTTCTTGAACAAGTTGCTGTAATAACTTACCGGCAAAATCGGGAGTTGTACCTTTATATCTAAAGAAAACAACTGCGGGAGGACTACTCAAATTATACTTAAATATCAACTCTCCATAGTTTTTGTCGAAGGTCAAAATAATAAGACTCTCACCTTGCGCTATCTCTATAACTTGCTTGTCAGTAATTCCAGGAGAATCTTCCGTAATGCTTTTCACCAGTAGGCCTGTTGCGCGCAATTCTCTAATGCTTGGCATTGGGAAATTCTCATTAGCAAGAAAGTGCATCAGGCTGATTTTGGTAAAGGGAAAAACAATTCCTGCTGTATACAATCTTTTAGATAAGCAAATACGGTTTTCATACTTTGCTCGGTAAGTTGCGGATAGCTCTCCAGAATTTGTTTTTCGGTCCAGCCACTTGCCAATTCATAATCTAAAAATACGGAGTTAAAGAAAAATAAACCTAAAATTAACCTACAACTTGATTAAGTGCTTAAATGTCTTTTGAGAAAATTACTGTCCACAAAACCTTGGCGAAGTAAATCCATAGGTCAATAATTACAAGAAATCAAGAATACTCTTACCTAGCTATTCCCATTAATTTTATTCTTATATCTAACCTAAAATCCCGAATCTAAGTCCTGTAATCTGGGTAAAATCAGGTCTTTGGGGGAGAGGATGGGGTCTGTTAGATTCCAATTAATATCGAGGGCCGGATCGTTCCAGAGGAGCCCGCCTTCTGCGGCTGGATTATAGTAGTGGCTGCATTTGTATAAAAAAATGGTATTATCGGTTAGAGCAGCAAAACCATGGGCAAATCCTTCCGGAATAAAAAACATATTATTCTTATCGGCGTCGAGTTCACAGGCGATGTGCTGGCCGTAAGTAGGCGAATTTTTGCGAATGTCTACGGCAATATCTAAAGCCCGGCCCGCCGCTACCCGCACGAGTTTGGCTTGAGCATAAGGGGGTTTCTGAAAATGAAGTCCGCGCAAAACGCCCCGCTGCGATACCGATTGGTTATCCTGGACAAATTCGGTGGAGATGCCATTTTCCGCAAAAATACGGTAGCTATACGATTCAAAAAAGTAACCCCGGGCATCTCCCAACCGGCGGGGAATAATTTCCACCGGACCATCCATCAGAAAGCGTTTAAATTCCATAGAGCGTATTGTATGTAAAAATTGGTTTATGCTGTTTTAAAATTTGAAGGAGAAATTACGATTTATTTAAAATTGCTTTAGAAAAGCCTTCTTGGAGAACACTTGTTTCTTCCAAGTTTCCTACTTGCTTATTTTAGTTTACCGGCCTTGGTTGCTACCGTATTAATCACCGCCAGGTATTTATCAATCACAAACTGCTCATCAAATTTGGTTACGGCTAACCGACGACTGGCTTTCCCCATTTGCTGTAATTGATCATCGGCTAAGGAATACACTTGTTCCATTTTAGCCGCTAAATCGGTAGCATTGCGCACTTCGCAAAGATAGCCGTTTTCGCCGTCGATGACTGTTTCTTTGCAACCCGGCACATTGGTGGCTATAATGGGTTTACCCAAAGCCGCCGCTTCCAGTAAGGTTTTGGGAGTACCTTCGCGGTAAGAAGGCAGTACCACACAATCCGATTTTAAAATTACCGCCGCCACATCATCGGTGGTACCTAAATACTCCATAACTCCTTCGGTTACCCAAGCCATAAAGGTAGTTTTTTTAATGCCAATGTTACCCGCTTCGTCCAGCCCGCCTAGCAGTTGGCAGCGTACGTGGGGATATTTTTGTTTTATTATCCGGCTGGCTTCCACATATTCAACCACTCCTTTTTCGTAAAGCACGCGGGCAATCATTAAAAAAGTAAATGCGGGATTGCGCGAAAATACCGGTGCGGGGACAAACTTTTTGGTATCAATGCCCGAACCGGGCAGCACATCCGTTAGGCAAAGCTTCACCAGTTTGTAATGAACAAACAATGCTTGGTCGTCGTGATTCTGGAAAAATACTTTTACAGGAAACCGGAAGGCTAAGCGGTACAAACCTAAAGCTACTTTCGAAACCAGGTTGCGCACAATAAACACCGTACCCAACCCGGACACATTATTGATAGTAGGAATACCCGCTAATTTTGCCGCCAGAGTACCGTAAATGTTAGGTTTGATGGTGTATTGCAAAATTATATCGGGCTGCACTTTTTTATAAATAGAGTAAAACCGTTTTACTAAAAGTGTATCCTGTAGGGGACTGGTGCCTTTATTTTCCATTTGGATAGGAACGTACCGGCAACCAGCCGCTATTAAATAATTGGAATAAGCATCGGGTGGGGCAATGGCTACTACTTCGTGCCTTTCTTGTAAAAGCGCTTGCACCAGGCTCATCCGAAAATTGTAAATATTCCAGGAAGTATTAATAACAATGGCAATCCGCATACCTGCTTTTGTTTGGCCTGTTTTAGCGCGCTGCAAAGATAGAAAGTTCCGGCCAGAGTTTCAGGTAATCCCATGGTTAAACCTTCCGGGTTTTATTATTTTAAAATTGTTCAATAGAAATATCTTGTTTGATTACGGCATTCTCTATTTTCAAATAGAACTGATTCAAAAAAGTGGAAGAGAGACAGAGAGGAATGTTCCGGTAGAATTAGAATTAATTTATCGCCTAAGCTATTTCATGCTAATACTATAAAATTGTTAGCCAGTTAATTAAATCAAGAACTAAAATAGCCCTTAATTTTAAAGTGCAGTTAACCAGCGTAAAATCTGCATAGTACTTACTTTAGTGGCCATTTTCCGAAAATAATCGTACACTTGTTATTTTAGTTTCAGATATTTCTCCATGGCCAAAAAATTACATGATACCGCCAAAGTGCAGGAAACCGCCGTTTTGGTTGCCGTTCCTACTAAAACACAACCCGACGAAAAAACCGAAGAATACTTGCACGAGTTGGCCTTCCTGACGGAAACAGTTGGGGTAGAAGCCATCAAGCGTTTCGTTCAGAAACTCGAAAAGCCCGACATTCGCACGTACGTGGGTAAAGGCAAGCTCGAAGAAATTAAGGCTTTTGTCGAGGAATTTCAAATTGACATGGTGATTTTCGACGACGACCTGACTCCTTCGCAGGTGCGCAACCTGGAAAGTGAGCTGAAGGTAAAAATTGTAGACCGCAGTTTATTAATTCTGGATATTTTCGTGCAACGCGCCAAAACGGCTCAGGCCCGTACGCAGGTAGAAATGGCGCAGTATCAATACTTTCTGCCGCGTTTAACTAACCTCTGGACGCACTTATCGCGGCAGAAAGGGGGCGTGGGCATGCGGGGCCCCGGGGAAACGGAAATTGAAACGGACCGGCGGATTGTGCGGGATAAAATTGCCTTACTCCGCGACAAGCTCGAAAAACTCGACAAGCAAAATTTTCAGCAGCGAAAAGCCCGGGCCGAAATGGTACGCGTGGCGCTGGTAGGTTACACCAACGTGGGTAAATCCACGCTCATGAACTTGCTTTCTAAATCAGATGTTTTTGCCGAAAATAAACTGTTTGCGACCGTAGATGCTACCGTGCGCAAAGTAGTGATTAAGCAGATTCCGTTTTTGTTATCCGATACAGTAGGATTTATCCGCAAATTACCTACCCGCCTCATCGAAAGTTTTAAATCTACCCTGGACGAAATCCGGGAAGCCGATTTGCTGGTGCACGTAGTAGATATTTCGCACCCTTCGTTTGAGGAGCACATTGAGGTAGTAAATAAAACTTTAAAAGAAATTAACTCCGCGGAGAAGCCGGTATTGCTGGTGTTTAACAAAATAGACCAGTACCGTACCCAGGAAGTAGAAGAACTAAACGATATGGGCGAAGGTGCCGAACGCCCCACCATTGATGAACTGCGGCAAACGTACATGGCCAAAATGCACAATCCGGCTATCTTCATTTCGGCCACCGACCGAACTAATATGGCTACCCTCCGCGACGAGTTGTTCGCGCGGGTAGCCGCCATTCATTACGAACGTTACCCCAATGTATCACCTCCCTCCGAAGAAGAACTACACACCCCAGATAGGCATGAAAGGCAGTGATTTAAATTTTTTCGAGGTTTTTATTAGAAATTTTTTCAGGCATCCGGCTAACGGCAATTAAGATTTGTACATAGTACCGATAACCGGAACGAGTTCCGGTTATCGGTTATTTTTTAGGAGGATATATGGAATAACTCCGTATATCCACGAGTTGTGGTACATTAAAATGACAGAAGAACAAAAATATTTACCTTCCGAAATCATAAATAAGTCAACTTTAAACAGTCACGAATATGGCTGGAAAAGAAAAGATTTTAAAGAAGTTGTAGACTACGCTGTAAAAGCTGGACTTGGAGTAGTAGGTGGACAAGTTCAGTTTATGTTTCCTGATGGAACGTGTGAACTGTACTGGCACAAGTATGATACGAAAGAAAAACTAGCAGGTGAAAGTTGGTTAAGTTACTGTGAAAGAACTAAACAGGAATGTCTTGAGCAGTTTGAAGCTCTACCTAATAACCTAAGGTTAATAGAAGAAGGAATAGAAAAATTTAGGTTCTTAAGAGAGAAATCTGAACAAGGAGTAGAACTTGAAAACTACTTGATATTCATTCTTTACTTTGATAACTCTGAAACAGAGATAGCTAAAAAGGAAAAATAACGATACCACAACAACACCTTTACGGTAGCTACGCCACCGCAAAGCCCAGAACGTTAGCGGTTATTTAAATTTAGATAGAATGAAGATTGTTTTAACCTTATTACTCCTATTATCCATTAGTAGTCTGCATGGTCAGGGATTAGATAGTTGTGGGGTTGACAATAAGCCACGTCTAAATCGCTATGAATCTGAGTTATTGAATGAGTATCTAAAGAATCATAAAGGAAACTTCGATTTCACAAATAAGAATGTAGTATTTGTGACTGGTAGCAGCGGTTCCATTATTGCAACCAAGAAATCCTACTTTACCAATATCAAGGACTGGAATAAGAAAAACTCAAGAATTGCTACATCACTAATTGTTTTATCTGAAGAGGAAAAAGTAGAGTCTGGAGGTTATGACGCTATGGTCACTTATTGGGTAAAGGTATTAGGTAGTAAAAGGAAAGTTATAAAGAAAATAAAACAAGCCGCTAACCACACCTAAAGCACACTATGGCGTGCCTTAGCCAAGTACGTTAGGCGTAATAGGAAAAATTTGGGCTGGGAAGGAGTGGCTAAACAACTGAAATATAGCCATAAAAGCAAAAAATTAGGAGTTTCAACCCGTCTTTGACAGCTAGGTCAAAGAAGAAAAAACAGGAAAAAATACCTTCCTTAAAACCGTTTTTAAAGACCGGATTAAAACCGTTTTTAAGGAAGGTATTTTACCTGTTTTTGGTACTTGTTAGAATAACAATACCTGGTTGAAACGAATAAAAAATGGCTTTTATTGCCTGCTAAAAAAAAGTTTAGCCCCGTTTTTACCTCTTTTGGCCAGCCCTTTATGGGTGTTTTATAAAAATAAAGGAGCGGGTGACTTCTCTTAGCCTCGCCTAAATGAAATCATCCCGCCTTTAGTTTTATTTATTCATTTTTAGGAAAACGTTTGTTTCTCTTTAAAAAGCAGAGAAACCTAAAGAAGGGGAAAGCGGTAAATTTTTCCTACTATAAAGGGTAGTTCTTAAAAAATCAGCTACTTTACCTAAAAAAAGAACTACCCCGCCTAACTACACCTAAAAGACACCAAACCCCAGCCAATTGGACAAGGCGTCTTTTAGCCTTGTTCGTTGTGCGTCACTTTTCAAGCCTTCAATTAATGCCAGTTACCCGACAAGACCTTATTCAGATTTGTGACCAGTTTCTAAACGACGAAATCAGTAAAGAACAGATTGAAAATTATGCTTGGACGATAATAACAAGTGAAGGCGAGCTAACAGATGAAATAATTGATGAAACCTTGATTGACTGGGACAATGAGAATATGAATTTTCCTATAAATAAAGCAAATATGCAGCTTTGGAAAAAGCGACTGACTACGGGCATTGACGAACTGCCCCAGCATAACATTTGGAATGTACATATTGACGAGCAGAAGGAGATTTGCAAGAGATATAATTCTAAGTGGACACCTATCAACAACAAACTACTTATAGGCGTTTCAGACAATTTAACTGCGGAGCCAATTCACGGTTTAAGACATCCGAGTGATAAGGGAACAACTGGTTGGTTCATATGGACAGGCGACTACTCGGAAGCAGACGACTTTTTCAAGCCAATGTGTGCAGAACATTTGCTGCAAATCAGACCACAAATCATCAAGTATTTAGGGCTTGACATTGGCTTTCGGTTTCTCGCAGACAGCAACAGCTTCGAAGACATTTGGTATGACGAAACTTTAAAGCAAGTTGACTAAAGCGAACACACAACAGGCGGTTTTGCGTCAGTGGGGGGCGACGAATAAGCCTCGGCTTTTGTTCATCCTTCGACAGCAGTTCCAGCGTGATTGAACTCGCATGGGCTATTGAAAAAGTTCTGTACTTTAGTTTTCCAAGCGGCTTTAGTCCGGGGCTGACGTTTTCCAAATGTCCCGCCGAACGCAAAGCCGGTAGACGTTAGGTGTTATTAAAATAATGAATATACAAGCAGTTAAACATGTAAGATTATTACTTGTCTTGATTTTTGGAGTGGATTTTATATTTAGAATCTTCCATCTTTCTCCTAGTCTCATCACGTTCCTATTGATTCCTCTCATTTATACAATAATCTACTTAAATAAGAGTGTAATCTATTTCAGCATGCTGCAATATATAGATGGTATCCTGATGATACTTTGTATCTGCTTAGTTTTAATTATCCCATTAAAGATATACTTTACTTACTTTAATATTTACCTTTCCATTGTATTGATAAGCCTTTGCATTTATTTTTATAAAGCTTTTTCTTTAAAATTTGAGTCTGATAAGTGGAAGACAACCTTAGTATTGCTAATCACCTTTGATTTAATTTTAATTATAATTCCTAACAATTCTATATTGGCATACTTAAACTTAAAATACAACAGATGGAGCCCAAATTTACAAAAGTAGGATTTTAAGGGTTCCCCAAAAGACAATCAGGTATTTTCGGCCATTATTGATACTGAAATTCTATATAAAGTAAACAAAGCTTATAACTATCCTGCAGGGGCCGTAATCTCCATTATGGATCCTTATAATTCATATGTATTGGAGCAACCTCAAAATATAGGTCCTACCTTAAGGAATTTGGCTGAAAAATATTTATTAAAGCACGAACAAACTCACTTTGACATCACTGAATTTTTTGCTAAAAAGATTAATGAAAAACTAGCTTCTAAATGGTTTTTAAATGAGCAGGAAGCATCCTATATAATAGAACAAGCTACAAAAGAAAATAACAAAACGCATTTACTATATGATTCTTTAACGAACCATGGCAGGGATACTGTTCAACAATCAAAATGGTCACGGGAATACAGAGAAAAATTAAAAATAAATTAACACCACCTAACCACACCTATACGGCAGCTTCGCCACCGCAAAGCTTAATCCGTTAGCGGTCAGCTTAGGACGACACCCACCATGACAATGAAAACAACAGTTGAAGACAAACTTGACAGAATCGCCGACATATAGAATTGTAAGCTTGCCCAAAAATAGAACTGTTTAGAAAGAGAAAACCTCTTAACTTAGAACAGTGTTTATGAAAAGGAAAACCTTCCCAACAAATAGCCCAAATCTTCAAAGAATTTGAGGAAGGCAAAAGTGCGGCGGAAATTAGCCGGGAACACATGGTGTGAGCCAAGGGGCTTTTTACAAATGGCGGCCACGTTACAACGGCATAGATGCCACCGAACTCACCCGGCTCAAAGAACAGGAAGAAGAGAACCGCCGGCTGAAAGCCACGTCTGCGGGTCTGAAAAAAAGCTTTAAAGCCCTGCCAAAAGCGACAGCTAGTGGATGAGGTGTACCAACAACCTCAAGCCAGCATTAACAGAGGTGCCGGGTGTTAAACTTAAGTAAGTCGGTGTATTATTATCAAGCACAGAAAGAGGATCAGGTGGTGGAAGAGGCTCTACGGCAGAAAGCCGAGCAACATCCTCGAGAAGGCTTCTGGAAAGCTTTTAGGCGGTTGCGCCAAGAAGGACAGCCGTGGAATCATAAACGGGTACATCGGCTCTACACCGCCCTGGGTTTAAACCTGCGGCGCAAAGCCAAAAAGCGATTACCGGCGCGTATTCAACAGCCTTTACAGGTGCCGAAAGAGATAAACCATACTTGGTCGATTGACTTCATGAGTGATGCCCTAATGAACGGGAGAAAGTTCCGTTCTTTTCATGTGCTGGATGATTATAACCGGGAAGCGCTGCATATCGAGGTAGATTTTTCCCTAAAGAGCAACCGGGTAGTTTGGGTGCTCAATCATTTAATCCAGCGCCGGGAAAAACCAAAACGCATCCGGAGGGATAATAGACCCGAGTTTATCGCCAGTTTAATGCCGGAATGGAGCCAGATACAGGGCATTGAATTTGCGTATATCCAACCCGGCAAGCCGACCCAAAATGCTTTTGTAGAACGGTTTAATGGTACTTTCCGCCGGCATGTACTGGATGCTTACTTGTTGGACAACCTCCAGGAAGTCCGGGAAATTACTTCTACTTGGTTAGAGGATTACAACCATAAACGACCCCATGATGCTGTAGCTGGAATGGCACCCAGTGAGTACGCCAGAAAAAAACAAGTGGAATATGTATTAACCGCTTAACCAAATTTTATACTTTTACCCAGTTCTAAAAACGGAGAGCCGACACCGGCAGAATGAATTAGAAATCTTTGCCGCTATTACCTATTCATTGAGCTATCATCTTGGATAGTGCCTAGATAAAGTTTTTTAAAAGCAAAAGAGGAATATGATAGGTTCTCGAATCTGCTTCGAGACTTAAAACATCAAAGCTTATCTTCCTATTTTTTTCCGGGCAGAACGTACACCTTACTCAAAAAAGATGGATCCCAAAAAGAAACCGACAACACGGGTTCTAGCAACTTGATGTGAAATAGACTCCTATCTGGTAACTCGCTACTATTCGGGCTTATTTTAACTTTTACAAATAAGCCAGAATAGGTTTTAATTACGATTTTATTTGGGTATGAAATTTCTAACACCCGCCAACCATTTTCATTTATCAGGGTGTTGACTGATGGGTATTTCCCACCGAACAAGTTTTCGTGTGCTCAAATTGGGCATTCCACTCGCATACGGAATTCAATATTGGTAAAAGCGCTAGACCTTTCGCCGTTAAAGAATATTCTACCCGTGGCGGCAGTTCGCTAAACGATTCCCGGAGCAAAATACCATCTTCTTCTAATTCCTTTAATTGCTCGGTTAATACCTTTCGGGTAATTAAAGGTATTAACGCATTTAATTGCCCAAAACGGATTTTTCGGTTATTTATATTATGAATAATAATTGGTTTCCATTTGCTGCCCAGAGTAGCCATGGCCCTCGTCATGGAACAGCTTACTCCTGAAAATCTCTCGTCTCTCATTTCATCTACTTTATTTTATCTAAACTACGGGTAATTAGTCCTAACAAAATCTACTACGCCAGTCAGAAGCTATACGTTGTTTTTAATACTAGCGTATCCTGCTTTTAACTCCATTGCCTGCCCAAGTAGTTACATTTAGGTAACCACTATTTTTAGTAATTAGTTTCTTTTTGAAACTATTGATAGTATCTTTGGGTAACAAATATAATCAGAATCACTGACAACAAAAATAAAGCAATGGAAATGAGTAAAATAAGTCGGATTAGTAACCAGCCTGGCCTAAGGTCCGATGGTTTAGTTGCCGTCAATCAACCCAGTAATTCTAAAAATATTACCTCCATTCTTACTTACAACTTTAACTATTGTTGTCTATTCTAATCGTTACTCCCGCTCATTAATAAAGCAGTTTTTCAAATCTACTATCATGATTTGCCCATTTTATTAGAGATACCTCACGCTCTCTTAATTTCCCGAATTTTTAATTTTTCGCTGCGGAACCACCTGGTTTTCGGATGCGCATCTATTCTATTTTAACGTAACCTTTCTTACCCCGGTTCTCTGTTTTTCAGGCTTCGGGCTTCACTTGGAGTATTCCTCTTTTATAAATTCAACTGCATGGGGCAGTTGAGAAATAGTACATTTTTCATTTATTCTTTTCAATCATGAAAAAACTTAAAAATTTAAATTATACGTCAGCCAGCTATTTTTTGGGGCTACTAGCTGCTTTTATCTTATCCGCCTGTGGTGCGAAAGAAGTTGCCCAAACACCTCCTCCGGTGCCTTCCTTGCCGGTTATCCGCTTAGAAGCCAATACCGTAACCACTTACCAGGAATATCCGGCTACTATTGAAGGATTAACCAATATCGAAATTCGGCCGCAGGTGAGCGGTTACCTGGAAAAAGTTTATGTAGATGAAGGTGCTCTTGTTACAAAAGGCCAGGCTTTGTTTAAAATAAATGATCTGCCTTATAAAGAACAACTGAACAATGCCCAAGCCGGTTTACATGCCGCGGAAGCCGAATTAATAAAAGCGCAACTGGAAGTAGATAAGTTAGAGCCACTGGTCCAAAATAAAGTGGTATCCGACATTCCGCTTAAAACCGCCAAAGCGGCTTATTCACTGGCCAAAGCCAACGTAGAGCAAGCTGCCGCCGCCGTGGCCACTGCCAAAATAAACCTGGGCTATACCGTCGTAAAAGCGCCAGTCAATGGCTATTTGGGTCGGTTGTTACGGAAACAAGGCAGCTTGGTAGCTCCTACCGACGCGCAGGCTTTAACCGAAGTGTCGGATGTGCACCTGTTACACGTTTATTTCTCCCTCGGCGAAAGAGATTTCAATAATTTTAAAAATCAATATCCCGGCCGGAATTTAAACGAAAAGCTCCGCCTTTTGCCGCCCGTTGATTTAGTACTAACCGACCAAAGTACTTTTGCCAACCAAGGTAAAATTGATATGATTGCTGGTCAGTTTGATAAAAATACCGGCGCAATTACCATCAGAGCCAGTTTCCCCAATCCGGAAGGTTTTCTGCGGTCTGGTAATACCGGTAAAATCCGGTTAAGTCTGAACCACAACAATGCCATTCTGGTACCTACTTCGGCTACCGTTGAAATGCAGGATAAAGTTTTTGTTTTTGCCGTCGGCGACAGCAATAAAGTAACCCGTCAATCTATCCAGATAGCCGGAAAAAGCAACAGCGCTTACCTCGTGAAAGAAGGTTTGAAAACCGGCGACCGGATTGTTTTTAATGGCTTTGACCATTTACAGGAAGGCCAGATTATTCAGCCCGAAAAATTAACCGCAGATAGTTTAAACCGCACCTCTTTTATCAGATAATTAGCATGATTAAAAAATTTATTGACCGACCTGTATTAGCTACTGTAATCTCGGTGATTATGGTGCTACTGGGTATTCTGGGTTTAACCCGTTTACCGCTTCAGCAATTTCCGGAAATAGCGCCGCCCGCGGTTCAGGTAATAGCGAACTACCCGGGGGCCAATGCGGAAACCGTATTACGATCCGTGGCGCCTTCGCTCGAAGAATCGATTAACGGGGTGGAAAACATGACTTACATGAGCTCTACTGCCAGCAACGATGGCTCCCTCATCATCACCGTTTATTTTAAACTGGGCACCGACCCCGACCAGGCGGCCGTGGACGTACAAAACCGGGTATCCCAGGCTACCAGCCAATTACCCGGCGAGGTTATTCAACAAGGCATTACTACTTCCAAACAGCAAAATAGCTTAATTATGGTAATAGATATGTTTTCGGAAGACCCCAACACCTACGACCAGACTTTCCTGGCTAATTACGCGCAAATTAACATTCTTCCGGAAATTAAACGGATTCCGGGCGTGGCCCAATCGATTATATTCGGGGGCAATAAAGATTATTCCATGCGGGTTTGGCTAAATCCGGCGCAAATGGCCGCTTACCAGGT
This region includes:
- a CDS encoding DUF5615 family PIN-like protein, whose amino-acid sequence is MYTAGIVFPFTKISLMHFLANENFPMPSIRELRATGLLVKSITEDSPGITDKQVIEIAQGESLIILTFDKNYGELIFKYNLSSPPAVVFFRYKGTTPDFAGKLLQQLVQENTIKLQNTFTVIEENNIRQGQYFK
- a CDS encoding immunity protein Imm33 domain-containing protein, whose amino-acid sequence is MPVTRQDLIQICDQFLNDEISKEQIENYAWTIITSEGELTDEIIDETLIDWDNENMNFPINKANMQLWKKRLTTGIDELPQHNIWNVHIDEQKEICKRYNSKWTPINNKLLIGVSDNLTAEPIHGLRHPSDKGTTGWFIWTGDYSEADDFFKPMCAEHLLQIRPQIIKYLGLDIGFRFLADSNSFEDIWYDETLKQVD
- the hflX gene encoding GTPase HflX; this translates as MAKKLHDTAKVQETAVLVAVPTKTQPDEKTEEYLHELAFLTETVGVEAIKRFVQKLEKPDIRTYVGKGKLEEIKAFVEEFQIDMVIFDDDLTPSQVRNLESELKVKIVDRSLLILDIFVQRAKTAQARTQVEMAQYQYFLPRLTNLWTHLSRQKGGVGMRGPGETEIETDRRIVRDKIALLRDKLEKLDKQNFQQRKARAEMVRVALVGYTNVGKSTLMNLLSKSDVFAENKLFATVDATVRKVVIKQIPFLLSDTVGFIRKLPTRLIESFKSTLDEIREADLLVHVVDISHPSFEEHIEVVNKTLKEINSAEKPVLLVFNKIDQYRTQEVEELNDMGEGAERPTIDELRQTYMAKMHNPAIFISATDRTNMATLRDELFARVAAIHYERYPNVSPPSEEELHTPDRHERQ
- a CDS encoding glycosyltransferase family 4 protein; its protein translation is MRIAIVINTSWNIYNFRMSLVQALLQERHEVVAIAPPDAYSNYLIAAGCRYVPIQMENKGTSPLQDTLLVKRFYSIYKKVQPDIILQYTIKPNIYGTLAAKLAGIPTINNVSGLGTVFIVRNLVSKVALGLYRLAFRFPVKVFFQNHDDQALFVHYKLVKLCLTDVLPGSGIDTKKFVPAPVFSRNPAFTFLMIARVLYEKGVVEYVEASRIIKQKYPHVRCQLLGGLDEAGNIGIKKTTFMAWVTEGVMEYLGTTDDVAAVILKSDCVVLPSYREGTPKTLLEAAALGKPIIATNVPGCKETVIDGENGYLCEVRNATDLAAKMEQVYSLADDQLQQMGKASRRLAVTKFDEQFVIDKYLAVINTVATKAGKLK
- a CDS encoding DUF433 domain-containing protein codes for the protein MASGWTEKQILESYPQLTEQSMKTVFAYLKDCIQQELFFPLPKSA
- the rfbC gene encoding dTDP-4-dehydrorhamnose 3,5-epimerase, which encodes MEFKRFLMDGPVEIIPRRLGDARGYFFESYSYRIFAENGISTEFVQDNQSVSQRGVLRGLHFQKPPYAQAKLVRVAAGRALDIAVDIRKNSPTYGQHIACELDADKNNMFFIPEGFAHGFAALTDNTIFLYKCSHYYNPAAEGGLLWNDPALDINWNLTDPILSPKDLILPRLQDLDSGF
- a CDS encoding winged helix-turn-helix transcriptional regulator; this translates as MRDERFSGVSCSMTRAMATLGSKWKPIIIHNINNRKIRFGQLNALIPLITRKVLTEQLKELEEDGILLRESFSELPPRVEYSLTAKGLALLPILNSVCEWNAQFEHTKTCSVGNTHQSTP
- a CDS encoding efflux RND transporter periplasmic adaptor subunit; protein product: MKKLKNLNYTSASYFLGLLAAFILSACGAKEVAQTPPPVPSLPVIRLEANTVTTYQEYPATIEGLTNIEIRPQVSGYLEKVYVDEGALVTKGQALFKINDLPYKEQLNNAQAGLHAAEAELIKAQLEVDKLEPLVQNKVVSDIPLKTAKAAYSLAKANVEQAAAAVATAKINLGYTVVKAPVNGYLGRLLRKQGSLVAPTDAQALTEVSDVHLLHVYFSLGERDFNNFKNQYPGRNLNEKLRLLPPVDLVLTDQSTFANQGKIDMIAGQFDKNTGAITIRASFPNPEGFLRSGNTGKIRLSLNHNNAILVPTSATVEMQDKVFVFAVGDSNKVTRQSIQIAGKSNSAYLVKEGLKTGDRIVFNGFDHLQEGQIIQPEKLTADSLNRTSFIR